The Alicyclobacillus macrosporangiidus CPP55 genome segment GGCGTCGTACTCGCTCGGGTGAACGCGCACCTCCGCCCGCGTGCTCTCAGAAACCAATCCGAGCAATTCCCCCACCATCCGCTCCACGTCGGAGGGAGCGGCAACCAATTCGCGCCGGATCAGGCTGCGGATCGCTTCCATGCACACCGCGGTGAGCGAGCCGGGAAGGGACTGCCACCACCGTTCCCGTTCCGCCCCCATGGCCCTCAGGGCAGCGGCCCACGTGTCCTGCAATGCCCTGCGTTCGCGTTCGAGCTCTTCCGCCGCTTCGGCTCGTCCCTGCCTCAGCCCCTCGGCGTACCCGGCCGCCCGGGCTTCCTCCCACAGTCGATCCCGCTCCCGCATGGCATCGGACAAGACCGCCTCAGCCTCGGCGCGTGCCCGCGAAACGAGCTCGTCCGCCTCAGCTCGCGCAGCGGCCAGCAGACCTTCCTGTTCCGCACACCCGGTGGCGTCATCCATGGGCTCGCGGATGGCTGACTCTTTCTGGGCCGCGTGCGGTGCGGGCTCGGAGAGCGGGACAGACACCGGGATCACCGCCATCCCGGCGGTGTCGTCCGCGCTGGGCGTACACCACCACTTCATGACATTAGACAATGACATCGTCACCTCCACCCCGTGCGACGATGATCTCGCCCGTCTCCTCCAACCGCCGGATCACGCCGACGATGCGCTGCTGCGCATCCTCCACGTCCCGCAGCCGCACCGGCCCCATGTATTCCATCTCTTCTTTGAACATCTCCGCCATGCGCTTGGACATGTTGGCGAAGATGACCTCCTGCACCTGCTGCGGAGCGACCTTGAGCGCCAACTGCAGATCCTTTGGATCGACATCGCGGATGACCCGCTGGATGGACCGGTTGTCGAGCAGGACGATGTCGTCGAAGATGAACATCCGCTTCTTGATCTCGTCCGCCAACTCCGGATCTTCGACCTCCAGCTGTTCCAAGATGGCCTTTTCGGTACTGCGATCGACCCCGTTGAGGATTTTCACCACCGCGTCCACCCCGCCGGTGTACTGGCTTTCGATAGAGGCCATCATCGACAGCTTCGACTCCAATACCTGCTCGACTTCCGAGATCACGTCCGGAGAGGTCCCGTTCATCAGGGCGATCCGCCGGGCCACGTCCGCCTGCAGTTCGTGCGGCAGGGCGGAGAGCACCACGGCCGCCTGCTGCGGGTCCAGATAGGACAGCACCAGCGCCATGGTCTGCGGGTGCTCGTCCTGCAAAAAGCTCACCAACTGGCTCGGGTCAACCTTGCGCATGGAATGGAACGGACGCACCTGCAGGCTGGCCGTCAACTTCGCAAGCAACCGTTCCGCTTCCTCGGCGCCGAGCGCCTTCTCCAACACCTCCTTCGCGTAGTCGATCCCGCCGACTGAGATGTAATCTTTCGCCACGGCGATCTCGCGAAACTCGCGGACGACCTGCTCCCGCTGTTCGAGATCCACCTTGCGCAGATTGGCGA includes the following:
- a CDS encoding FliH/SctL family protein, whose translation is MSLSNVMKWWCTPSADDTAGMAVIPVSVPLSEPAPHAAQKESAIREPMDDATGCAEQEGLLAAARAEADELVSRARAEAEAVLSDAMRERDRLWEEARAAGYAEGLRQGRAEAAEELERERRALQDTWAAALRAMGAERERWWQSLPGSLTAVCMEAIRSLIRRELVAAPSDVERMVGELLGLVSESTRAEVRVHPSEYDAAIAAHPRWCLGRLGEWDVVVIPDPQVSPGGCEIRSDRGRVDARLETKLELLQPALERVLAQGVRTCDGPDGG
- the fliG gene encoding flagellar motor switch protein FliG codes for the protein MPRQRGLTGRQKAAVLLISLGPEVAAKVYQNLTREEVEQLTLEIANLRKVDLEQREQVVREFREIAVAKDYISVGGIDYAKEVLEKALGAEEAERLLAKLTASLQVRPFHSMRKVDPSQLVSFLQDEHPQTMALVLSYLDPQQAAVVLSALPHELQADVARRIALMNGTSPDVISEVEQVLESKLSMMASIESQYTGGVDAVVKILNGVDRSTEKAILEQLEVEDPELADEIKKRMFIFDDIVLLDNRSIQRVIRDVDPKDLQLALKVAPQQVQEVIFANMSKRMAEMFKEEMEYMGPVRLRDVEDAQQRIVGVIRRLEETGEIIVARGGGDDVIV